A window from Montipora capricornis isolate CH-2021 chromosome 7, ASM3666992v2, whole genome shotgun sequence encodes these proteins:
- the LOC138055393 gene encoding uncharacterized protein, producing the protein MSSMSNICQTDLISKRLKRKNEDMELDKGKALANAFISMEDLFWEHKLLETEESPVKAKVVKKLINEAKAKTKAKPKGKIISTGSPIKYSETEDSDDSDDCEHLPLSTVVSTLKEPPSKTSEHNSVPLLLSKAIDTIDRATIDKFDDAARELRLMRTILERLECSFASQETKLDRLLSMMKPQCNFSTPDAGVNRQTSFNAAFSSAATPIASGTISDHDPFLDTVLYQAEQEFTDSQMVFIGKTNVQIRKEDFDYAKAGGKPTTMALRFVDKLFTKETLSISTVHGTKEFTALDPKTMAAIRLPQYRADESHAGSVQNKYRKALPKPEEDSGEKGPNTKKRLTMLELSDYILCFSIITGKSSAIQYAAQDPLEHSDLTASITNKTTSSGLTKLLASQRKGFILSSEVFDVLNKLMKSDEDNATGDIQLLCKLFSGERSSYNYSTEETRIIQANTPFSILGSTQLLNAAKLIAKMDQGHGLIDRMLIATPLALRPKLTEMESAKQQLQTEVVEDFAECFKNITDTSLEIRFHFSDDAQQLLRDNTDQFVTEVNDAIREGKFPPKSKLPELVPRIATALHVFSHAMAELLAGVPATSPSAEIQKSTLETATDFVNHLESQKSILCHFLKEIMNAACDKTVEQPTMQTIRNEILLSQGPAVSFRSFKHGKRSHKHISEAEYITATQSLQQDGFGRPIEFSVARAREKCKVFIKSKPNPWPATTAVKDTDFDNAFSKAIHSNISAPMRAYLQSNHYLPS; encoded by the exons ATGTCGTCCATGAGCAATATTTGTCAAACGGACTTAATCTCAAAG aggctgaaaagaaaaaatgaagacATGGAATTAGATAAAGGAAAAGCGTTGGCAAATGCTTTCATTTCTATGGAGGACTTGTTTTGGGAACATAAG TTACTAGAAACTGAAGAGTCCCCAGTTAAGGCAAAAGTTGTGAAGAAGCTAATAAATGAGGCAAAAGCAAAGACAAAGGCAAAGCCGAAAGGAAAG ATTATATCTACTGGATCACCTATTAAGTATTCTGAAACTGAAGACAGCGATGATTCCGATGACTGTGAGCATCTTCCGCTGTCCACTGTCGTGTCCACCCTTAAAGAACCACCAAGCAAAACATCGGAGCACAACAGTGTCCCATTACTCCTGTCAAAAGCGATTGACACAATAGATCGAGCAACAATA GACAAATTTGACGATGCTGCAAGAGAACTTCGCTTGATGAGGACGATATTGGAAAGACTGGAGTGTTCCTTTGCCtcacaagaaacaaagttgGACAGACTGCTCAGCATGATGAAGCCGCAGTGCAATTTCTCCACCCCAGATGCGGGTGTTAACCGCCAGACATCCTTCAATGCAGCTTTTTCATCAGCAGCAACACCAATTGCCTCTGGCACAATATCCGATCATGACCCATTCTTGGACACTGTTTTGTATCAAGCTGAACAAGAGTTTACAG ACAGCCAGATGGTGTTTATTGGAAAGACCAATGTCCAAATCCGTAAAGAGGATTTTGATTATGCGAAGGCAGGTGGCAAACCAACAACAATGGCTCTGCGGTTCGTCGATAAACTGTTTACCAAGGAGACTCTTTCAATTTCCACGGTACATGGCACAAAAGAGTTTACAGCTCTTGATCCAAAGACAATGGCTGCAATACGAT TGCCGCAATACAGAGCAGATGAATCGCATGCGGGATCAGTGCAAAATAAGTATAGGAAAGCGCTGCCAAAACCTGAGGAAGACTCAGGGGAAAAAGGACCGAATACCAAAAAACGTTTAACAATG CTAGAACTTTCTGATTATATATTATGCTTTTCAATCATAACAGGAAAATCGTCTGCAATCCAGTATGCAGCGCAGGATCCCCTAGAACATTCAGATTTGACAGCATCCATCACCAACAAAACGACGTCCTCTGGTCTTACCAAACTACTAGCATCGCAGAGAAAAGGGTTTATTCTATCGTCTGAAGTGTTCGATGTGCTAAACAAACTAATGAAATCTGATGAGGATAACGCGACCGGCGATATCCAGTTGCTGTGTAAGCTGTTTTCAGGAGAACGATCCTCCTACAATTACTCAACAGAGGAGACCCGGATAATCCAAGCGAACACACCTTTCAGTATTCTAGGATCCACACAACTGCTAAACGCCGCTAAATTGATCGCCAAAATGGATCAAGGCCACGGTCTTATTGATAGGATGCTGATCGCCACTCCACTGGCATTGAGACCGAAGCTAACAGAAATGGAAAGTGCTAAACAACAGCTTCAAACTGAAGTAGTTGAAGACTTCGCCGAGTGCTTCAAAAATATCACTGACACCTCCCTGGAAATACGATTCCACTTCAGCGACGATGCGCAGCAACTCCTGAGAGACAACACTGACCAATTTGTCACTGAAGTAAATGATGCCATCAGAGAAGGGAAATTTCCTCCGAAGTCAAAACTCCCGGAGCTGGTGCCTAGAATTGCGACAGCCCTGCATGTGTTCAGCCATGCAATGGCCGAATTGTTAGCAGGTGTGCCAGCAACATCACCATCAGCAGAAATTCAGAAATCCACCTTAGAAACAGCAACAGACTTTGTAAATCACCTAGAGAGCCAGAAAAGCATTCTGTGTCAC TTCTTAAAGGAAATAATGAACGCCGCTTGCGATAAGACAGTTGAACAGCCTACAATGCAGACCATCCGCAACGAGATTCTCCTATCTCAAGGGCCAGCTGTATCCTTCAGAAGCTTCAAGCACGGAAAGAGATCCCACAAACATATATCGGAAGCAGAATACATCACAGCCACACAGTCCCTGCAACAGGACGGATTTGGTCGGCCAATTGAATTCAGCGTTGCAAGAGCCCGAGAAAAATGCAAAGTCTTCATCAAGTCAAAACCGAACCCATGGCCAGCCACAACTGCAGTTAAGGACACTGATTTCGATAATGCTTTCTCTAAAGCCATACACAGTAACATTTCGGCTCCCATGAGGGCTTATTTACAAAGTAATCACTACCTTCCATCATAA